A region of Leptotrichia hongkongensis DNA encodes the following proteins:
- a CDS encoding glutamine synthetase III family protein: MENAMKSFGENVFRDSNLKKRVSKAVFKEFKASQLGETELSKETAEVIANAIKDWATKRGATHFCHWFQPLNDLTAEKHDSFLEPVENEEVIYKFSGNNLIKGESDASSFPNGGLRSTFEARGYTIWDTSSYPFIRENKNGVTLYIPTAFISFTGEALDKKVPLLRTMKYISEQALRVLRALGNTTANHVFNTLGVEQEYFLVKKDMFEARDDLLLTGRTLFGASAPKGQELSDHYYGKIKEKVINFMSDVDVELWKLGIPSKTRHNEVAPNQFEVAPLFSVANLASDQNQIIMETIEKTALRHNLVALLHEKPFAGVNGSGKHNNWSLGTDDGKNLFSPGKDMKSNTQFLIFVAAVIEAVDRYYPMLRYATATATNDHRLGGHEAPPAIISVFLGDELTTVLNNIAYKKDAPVSESSKVNLSVDVLPAFSMDAGDRNRTSPFAFTGNKFEFRMPGSSSTPATSAAVINAMVGKVLSEYADKLEKATEKSLQKVANEIIANAYKKHHRIIFNGNGYSEEWAKEAKKRGLTNEVASNTALRKMIDKDVLELTQEIGMLSEQESIARYNAYADRYVTQLSIESRTLIDIANKNILPSGLKYANLLADHIEKNSKYGKAFVKEQEEILKDVLKNITTLRKEVKSLEKEINRVRNEKDLGKQTDLAKEKLVTGLEALRVPCDNLEKIIDKEYWNFPTYTDLLFKL, from the coding sequence ATGGAAAACGCTATGAAAAGCTTTGGAGAAAACGTTTTTAGAGACAGTAATTTGAAAAAAAGAGTTTCCAAAGCCGTTTTTAAAGAGTTTAAGGCGTCGCAACTAGGTGAAACTGAATTGTCGAAGGAAACTGCTGAAGTTATTGCAAATGCAATTAAGGACTGGGCAACTAAAAGAGGAGCTACTCACTTCTGTCACTGGTTTCAGCCATTAAATGACTTGACAGCAGAGAAGCATGATTCATTTTTGGAACCTGTTGAAAATGAGGAAGTTATTTACAAATTTTCTGGAAATAATTTGATAAAAGGTGAATCTGATGCATCTTCATTTCCAAACGGAGGGCTTCGTAGCACATTTGAGGCAAGAGGTTACACAATTTGGGATACAAGTTCGTACCCATTTATAAGAGAAAATAAAAATGGAGTTACGTTGTATATTCCTACAGCCTTTATTTCATTTACTGGTGAAGCGTTGGACAAAAAGGTACCTTTATTAAGAACAATGAAATATATAAGTGAACAAGCATTAAGAGTTTTACGAGCTTTGGGAAATACTACGGCTAATCACGTATTTAACACTTTAGGAGTGGAGCAGGAGTATTTTCTTGTAAAAAAAGATATGTTTGAAGCAAGAGATGACTTATTGCTTACAGGAAGAACATTATTTGGAGCATCTGCACCTAAAGGGCAGGAACTAAGTGACCACTATTACGGAAAAATCAAGGAAAAAGTAATAAACTTTATGAGTGATGTTGATGTTGAACTTTGGAAATTAGGGATTCCGTCAAAAACAAGACATAATGAAGTTGCTCCAAACCAGTTTGAAGTAGCACCACTATTTTCAGTAGCAAACTTGGCATCAGATCAGAATCAGATAATAATGGAAACTATTGAAAAAACAGCATTAAGACACAATTTGGTAGCATTGCTTCACGAAAAGCCATTTGCAGGAGTAAACGGTTCAGGGAAACATAATAACTGGTCACTAGGAACTGATGACGGTAAAAATCTTTTCAGTCCTGGAAAAGATATGAAATCAAATACGCAATTTTTAATCTTTGTGGCTGCAGTAATTGAAGCTGTTGACAGATATTATCCAATGTTAAGATATGCGACTGCAACTGCGACAAATGATCATAGACTTGGTGGACACGAAGCGCCACCTGCAATTATTTCAGTATTCTTAGGAGATGAATTGACAACGGTTTTGAATAATATTGCATATAAAAAAGATGCACCTGTGTCAGAATCATCAAAAGTAAACTTGTCAGTTGATGTGTTGCCTGCATTTAGCATGGATGCTGGAGATAGAAATAGAACTTCGCCATTTGCATTTACTGGAAATAAATTTGAATTTAGAATGCCAGGGTCAAGCTCTACACCTGCAACTTCTGCGGCTGTAATAAATGCTATGGTAGGAAAAGTTCTGTCTGAATATGCAGATAAACTTGAAAAAGCAACTGAGAAATCTCTGCAAAAAGTGGCAAATGAAATTATTGCAAATGCCTATAAAAAACATCATAGAATAATTTTCAATGGAAATGGATATAGTGAAGAATGGGCAAAAGAAGCTAAAAAACGTGGACTTACAAACGAAGTAGCTTCAAATACAGCACTTAGAAAAATGATAGATAAAGATGTCCTTGAATTAACTCAGGAAATTGGAATGCTTTCTGAACAGGAATCTATCGCAAGATACAATGCCTATGCAGATAGATATGTAACGCAATTAAGCATAGAATCAAGAACATTGATTGATATTGCAAATAAAAACATTTTGCCATCTGGATTAAAATATGCCAATTTATTAGCTGATCATATTGAAAAAAATTCAAAATATGGAAAAGCGTTTGTAAAAGAGCAGGAAGAAATATTAAAAGATGTGCTTAAAAATATTACAACTTTAAGAAAAGAAGTAAAATCACTTGAAAAAGAAATTAACAGAGTAAGAAATGAAAAAGATTTAGGAAAACAGACAGATTTAGCAAAAGAAAAATTAGTAACAGGACTGGAAGCATTAAGAGTACCTTGTGATAATTTGGAAAAAATTATTGATAAGGAATACTGGAATTTCCCAACTTATACTGATTTACTGTTTAAGTTATAA
- a CDS encoding MATE family efflux transporter, with product MKDLTKGNELKTIIYFSLPILIGNLFQQIYNISDTIIVGNFLGKESLAAVGSSYQINVLIIAISIGISLGTSILISQYFGAKDMENLKITANTGFIFSIVSSLIVTTLGFLLSNNILILINVPQKLLMEANIYLKIIFIGVVPTFGYNSLTNTLKGIGDSKTPTYILITAVILNIILDIFFVAVLNSGVAGAAIATVISQFISFFLCLLYIKFKYPNLIFQKHYFNLNFNILKEILIIGMPAMLQQVLISLGFIVIQILVNGFGTDCIAAFISASRIDSFAELPSINLGQALMTFTAQNYGAKKMDRIIKGGKDSLILGITFSIIISIIIFIFPAFFISIFNRNPEVIFIGNQYLRIISAFYVIFCTMQILNGLLLGYGKSLVPLIASITSFCMFQVPLATLLSKTSLGYNGIWIAAPIGWTGGLLIRVWYFIKISKKI from the coding sequence ATGAAAGATTTAACAAAAGGAAACGAATTAAAAACTATAATTTATTTTTCTTTACCAATTTTAATAGGAAATTTATTTCAGCAGATTTACAATATTTCAGACACAATCATTGTGGGAAATTTTTTAGGAAAGGAAAGCCTTGCAGCTGTAGGCTCAAGTTATCAGATTAATGTACTTATAATAGCTATTTCGATAGGAATTTCATTAGGGACAAGCATTCTAATTTCTCAATATTTTGGTGCAAAAGATATGGAAAATTTGAAAATCACGGCAAACACAGGGTTTATTTTTTCCATAGTTTCATCTCTTATTGTTACAACATTAGGTTTTTTACTGTCAAACAATATTTTAATTTTAATTAATGTCCCGCAAAAATTATTAATGGAGGCAAATATCTACTTAAAAATTATTTTTATTGGAGTTGTTCCAACTTTTGGCTACAATTCTCTTACAAACACGCTAAAAGGCATAGGCGATTCAAAAACGCCGACTTACATCTTAATTACCGCAGTGATTTTAAATATTATCCTAGATATATTTTTTGTAGCAGTACTAAACTCTGGAGTTGCAGGGGCTGCAATTGCAACTGTTATTTCACAGTTTATTTCCTTTTTTCTTTGCTTACTTTACATAAAATTTAAATATCCGAATTTAATTTTTCAAAAACATTATTTCAACTTAAATTTTAATATTTTAAAAGAAATACTGATTATTGGAATGCCAGCAATGTTACAGCAAGTTTTAATCAGCCTAGGATTTATTGTTATTCAAATTCTTGTAAATGGATTTGGAACAGACTGTATTGCAGCTTTTATTTCTGCTTCCAGAATTGACTCCTTTGCAGAATTGCCATCCATAAATTTAGGACAGGCGTTGATGACTTTTACAGCCCAAAATTATGGAGCCAAAAAAATGGATAGAATAATTAAAGGTGGAAAAGATAGCCTAATTTTAGGAATCACATTTTCCATCATAATCTCAATTATTATTTTTATTTTTCCAGCATTCTTTATTTCAATATTTAACCGAAATCCCGAAGTGATTTTTATAGGAAATCAATATTTACGTATAATTTCAGCATTTTACGTAATTTTCTGCACAATGCAAATACTAAATGGATTACTACTAGGCTATGGAAAATCCTTAGTTCCATTAATAGCCTCCATTACTTCATTTTGTATGTTTCAAGTGCCTCTAGCCACTTTACTTTCAAAAACATCGTTAGGCTACAACGGAATTTGGATTGCCGCACCGATAGGATGGACAGGAGGACTGCTAATTCGAGTATGGTATTTTATAAAAATTTCTAAAAAAATATAG
- a CDS encoding winged helix-turn-helix transcriptional regulator, translated as MEEKIYTCPLELTQKILSKKWTVIILWLLRHGKVRTKDFKNQIKGSNEKMIIEHLNYLIEEKLIEKKEYDVYPKKTEYVLTEKGKDLLPILELMQSYGKKYYAKRNLIVYKKDDK; from the coding sequence ATGGAAGAAAAAATTTACACTTGTCCACTGGAACTAACTCAAAAAATATTATCAAAAAAATGGACAGTCATTATATTATGGCTTTTAAGACACGGAAAAGTCAGAACAAAAGATTTCAAAAATCAAATAAAAGGCAGCAACGAAAAAATGATTATCGAGCACCTGAACTATTTAATTGAAGAAAAACTTATTGAAAAAAAGGAATACGATGTTTATCCCAAAAAGACAGAATATGTTCTTACAGAAAAAGGAAAAGATTTGTTACCTATTTTGGAACTTATGCAAAGTTATGGAAAAAAATATTATGCCAAACGGAATTTGATTGTATACAAAAAAGATGATAAATAA
- a CDS encoding type II toxin-antitoxin system RelE family toxin, with amino-acid sequence MENQIYEVKFTESAEKDLKKLSKTNKAIAKLIKKWILENLIGTQNPKQRGKALTGNLKGLWRYRVGSYRIVAEIKDDVLLILIIEISDRKETYKNKKRKIYKDGKIK; translated from the coding sequence ATGGAAAATCAAATTTATGAAGTTAAGTTTACTGAATCGGCAGAAAAGGATTTAAAAAAATTAAGTAAAACAAATAAAGCTATTGCTAAACTTATAAAAAAATGGATTTTAGAAAATTTAATAGGTACACAAAATCCAAAGCAAAGAGGAAAGGCATTAACTGGAAATTTAAAAGGATTATGGAGATACAGGGTAGGCTCTTATAGAATCGTGGCTGAAATAAAGGATGATGTTTTACTAATATTAATTATAGAAATTTCAGATAGAAAAGAAACTTATAAAAATAAAAAGAGAAAAATATATAAAGATGGGAAAATAAAGTAA
- a CDS encoding DUF6290 family protein, producing the protein MPTLSLRIEKEDLEFLKEYANINHLNMSSFVRNLILDKIYDEITEEDEKRILKRWENAKSEKTDSAEEVFKRLEL; encoded by the coding sequence ATGCCAACATTGTCATTGAGAATAGAAAAAGAGGATTTAGAATTCCTGAAAGAGTATGCAAATATAAATCATCTTAATATGTCTTCTTTTGTCCGTAATTTGATTTTAGATAAAATATATGATGAAATAACTGAAGAAGATGAAAAAAGAATATTAAAAAGATGGGAAAATGCAAAATCTGAAAAAACTGATTCTGCTGAAGAGGTTTTTAAAAGGTTAGAACTATAA